A genome region from Geobacter pickeringii includes the following:
- a CDS encoding putative manganese-dependent inorganic diphosphatase has protein sequence MTKQVYVIGHRNPDTDSIASAIAYAELKRRTGHRHVAAAMAGEPNPQTRYILDRLGIEAPTYLADVHPKVRDILKRQPVTASAEMPLKEALELFYANTIRVLPVVDADGAPLGLVSLLRLSEKYLVAGTDRKRGIDASLRSLAACLDGTFLAGGADEGVEHLHLFIGAMLEESFSGRIEGYDPATLLIMTGDRQSIHQSAIERGARLLVVTGGFGIDDDLLARAKAKGVTVLSTPHDTATAAWLARLATPLSRFVEAKFEKIGVAEPMEHLRLKLLHSGEPAVIAVEEDGTIAGVATKSSLLSPIPYALILVDHNELGQSVPGAEAVEILEVIDHHKLGNPPTNQPITFMAAPVGSTCTVVASLYREGGVEPDQKMAALLLAGILSDTVILKSPTTTGRDRELVAWLEERSGLDHVTFGKDIFSACGGFSAHGTPEKAIRSDFKHFTAGETLFGVGQVEVVGFDEFRELKETLRETLKAVKAADRLDLAGLMVTDIYTETTLFLAEGKNELAHLMGYPQLEPHLYELKGVMSRKKQMVPHLLKVLGKL, from the coding sequence ATGACAAAGCAGGTTTACGTGATCGGGCACCGCAACCCCGACACCGATTCGATAGCGTCGGCCATCGCCTACGCGGAGCTGAAGCGACGGACCGGCCATCGCCACGTGGCCGCCGCCATGGCGGGGGAGCCGAATCCCCAGACCCGGTACATCCTCGACCGGCTCGGCATCGAGGCGCCGACGTATCTGGCCGACGTCCACCCCAAGGTGCGCGACATCCTGAAGCGCCAGCCGGTGACCGCCTCCGCGGAGATGCCGCTCAAGGAGGCGCTGGAGCTTTTCTACGCCAACACCATCCGGGTCCTGCCGGTAGTGGACGCTGACGGTGCACCCCTCGGGCTCGTGTCGCTGCTCCGCCTCTCCGAGAAGTACCTCGTGGCCGGCACCGACCGCAAGCGCGGGATCGACGCCTCCCTCCGCTCGCTGGCCGCCTGCCTCGACGGCACCTTCCTCGCCGGCGGGGCGGATGAGGGGGTTGAGCACCTCCACCTCTTCATCGGCGCCATGCTGGAGGAGTCGTTCTCGGGGCGGATCGAGGGGTACGACCCGGCAACGCTCCTCATCATGACCGGCGACCGTCAGAGCATCCACCAGTCGGCCATCGAGCGGGGGGCGCGGCTCCTCGTGGTGACCGGCGGCTTCGGCATCGACGATGACCTCCTCGCCCGGGCGAAGGCAAAGGGGGTCACGGTCCTCTCCACCCCCCACGACACCGCCACCGCCGCCTGGCTGGCCCGCCTCGCCACCCCCCTTTCCCGTTTCGTGGAGGCGAAGTTCGAGAAGATCGGCGTCGCCGAGCCCATGGAGCACCTGCGGCTCAAACTCCTCCACTCGGGGGAGCCGGCGGTGATCGCGGTGGAGGAGGACGGGACCATCGCCGGCGTGGCCACCAAGTCGTCGCTGCTCTCCCCCATCCCCTACGCCCTGATCCTCGTGGACCACAACGAGCTCGGGCAGTCGGTTCCCGGCGCCGAGGCGGTGGAGATCCTGGAGGTGATCGATCACCACAAGCTCGGCAACCCCCCGACGAACCAGCCGATCACCTTCATGGCGGCGCCGGTGGGGAGCACCTGCACCGTGGTCGCCTCCCTCTACCGTGAGGGGGGGGTGGAACCCGACCAGAAGATGGCGGCGCTCCTCCTGGCCGGGATCCTCTCGGACACCGTCATCCTCAAGTCCCCCACCACCACCGGCCGCGACCGGGAACTGGTGGCCTGGCTCGAGGAGCGGTCGGGGCTCGACCACGTCACCTTCGGCAAGGATATCTTCTCCGCTTGCGGCGGCTTCTCGGCCCACGGCACGCCGGAGAAGGCGATCCGCTCCGACTTCAAGCACTTCACCGCCGGCGAGACCCTCTTCGGGGTTGGCCAGGTGGAGGTGGTGGGGTTCGACGAGTTCCGCGAGCTGAAGGAGACCCTCCGGGAGACGCTGAAAGCGGTCAAGGCGGCCGACCGCCTCGACCTCGCCGGCCTCATGGTGACCGACATCTACACCGAGACGACCCTCTTCCTGGCGGAAGGGAAGAACGAGCTCGCCCACCTCATGGGGTATCCCCAGCTGGAGCCCCACCTCTACGAGCTCAAGGGGGTCATGTCGCGGAAGAAGCAGATGGTGCCGCACCTGCTGAAGGTGCTGGGGAAACTCTAA
- a CDS encoding bifunctional homocysteine S-methyltransferase/methylenetetrahydrofolate reductase → MTFIERLKSEVLVGDGAIGTMLYAKGVPLDANVEHLNLVRPELVLELHREYLTAGARVIETNTFGANGTKLAAIGLEKREREINLRGAELARRAAAGYDAFVAGSVGPLVRLKGEERELSAAETTEIYRRQAGALAEGGVDLLILETFTDLSPLICALVAARETGLPVVANMAFLEQGRIAGGLDVERVALELAAGGADVIGANCGAGPLEILGTVRRMARVTDRPLAAYPNSGFPEYVNGRHVYRTTPDYFAERAVEMVEAGAALVGGCCGTTPEHIRRLAERLGGMRPAVRQVVVPELPAEERREAAAVAEGFLARWGKEPVVTVELDPPKGFDCDKIIAGSRVLKAAGADAINIAENPLARIRMGNIALGHLVQREAGIEVIVHVTCRDRNLLGLQSDLMGASLLGIRSILAVTGDPARIGEQAGASSVYDLNSFTLIKLLADLNAGVNALGNPLGRGAGFTIGCAFNPNGQRMEVQAGRLEKKVANGARFVQTQPIYDLARLDGMLEQTAHLDIPILPGIMPLVSERNCEFLHNEVPGIVIPDEIRQRMRGKEKDEGVREGLAIAREFIDAARGRVGGFYLVPPFGRYEIAAELVRYIKEK, encoded by the coding sequence ATGACATTTATCGAACGCCTGAAATCCGAGGTCCTCGTGGGGGACGGCGCCATCGGCACCATGCTCTACGCCAAGGGGGTCCCCCTCGACGCCAATGTAGAGCACCTGAACCTGGTGCGGCCGGAGCTGGTCCTGGAGCTTCACCGCGAGTACCTGACCGCCGGGGCCCGGGTGATCGAGACCAACACCTTCGGCGCCAACGGGACCAAGCTGGCGGCCATCGGCCTGGAGAAGCGGGAGCGGGAGATCAACCTCCGGGGGGCCGAACTGGCCCGGAGGGCGGCCGCCGGCTACGACGCCTTCGTGGCGGGCTCCGTGGGGCCCCTGGTTCGGCTGAAGGGGGAGGAGCGGGAGCTCTCCGCCGCGGAGACCACCGAGATCTACCGGCGGCAGGCCGGGGCCCTTGCCGAGGGGGGGGTCGACCTCCTCATTCTGGAGACCTTCACCGATCTCTCCCCGCTCATCTGCGCCCTGGTGGCGGCCCGGGAGACGGGACTGCCGGTGGTGGCGAACATGGCATTTCTGGAGCAGGGGCGCATCGCCGGCGGCCTCGACGTGGAGCGGGTGGCGCTGGAACTGGCCGCCGGCGGGGCCGACGTCATCGGTGCCAACTGCGGGGCCGGCCCCCTGGAGATTTTGGGGACCGTCCGGCGGATGGCGCGGGTGACCGACCGCCCCCTGGCCGCCTATCCCAACAGCGGCTTTCCGGAATACGTGAACGGCCGCCACGTCTACCGGACCACCCCCGACTACTTCGCCGAGCGGGCCGTGGAGATGGTGGAGGCCGGCGCGGCGCTGGTGGGGGGGTGCTGCGGCACCACGCCGGAGCATATCCGGCGCCTGGCGGAACGCCTCGGCGGGATGCGTCCCGCGGTGCGGCAGGTGGTGGTGCCGGAACTGCCGGCGGAGGAGCGCCGGGAGGCCGCCGCGGTCGCGGAAGGATTCCTGGCTCGCTGGGGGAAGGAGCCGGTGGTCACCGTGGAGCTCGATCCTCCCAAGGGATTCGACTGCGACAAGATCATCGCCGGCAGCCGGGTGCTGAAGGCCGCCGGGGCCGATGCCATCAACATCGCCGAAAATCCCCTGGCCCGCATCAGGATGGGGAACATCGCCCTGGGGCACCTGGTCCAGCGGGAGGCGGGGATCGAGGTGATCGTCCACGTCACCTGCCGGGACCGCAACCTCCTCGGCCTCCAGTCCGACCTCATGGGGGCGAGCCTCCTCGGCATCCGCTCCATCCTGGCGGTGACCGGCGATCCGGCGCGGATCGGCGAGCAGGCCGGCGCCTCCTCGGTCTACGACCTGAACTCCTTCACCCTGATCAAGCTTCTCGCCGACCTGAACGCCGGGGTGAACGCCCTCGGCAATCCGCTGGGGCGCGGCGCCGGTTTCACCATCGGCTGTGCCTTCAACCCCAACGGTCAGCGGATGGAGGTACAGGCGGGGCGGCTGGAGAAGAAGGTCGCCAACGGCGCCCGCTTCGTCCAGACCCAGCCGATCTACGACCTGGCGCGCCTCGACGGGATGCTGGAGCAGACGGCCCACCTCGACATCCCGATCCTCCCCGGGATCATGCCGCTGGTGAGCGAGCGCAACTGCGAGTTCCTCCACAACGAGGTGCCGGGGATCGTGATTCCCGACGAAATCCGGCAGCGGATGCGGGGGAAGGAGAAGGACGAAGGGGTGCGGGAGGGGCTCGCCATCGCCCGGGAGTTCATCGACGCTGCCCGCGGCCGGGTCGGCGGTTTCTATCTGGTCCCCCCCTTCGGCCGGTACGAGATCGCCGCGGAGCTCGTGCGCTACATCAAGGAAAAGTGA
- a CDS encoding YtxH domain-containing protein: MADTRNTETAAIFAFFAGAALAAGAALLLTPKTGREVREKLGDVTDEAMGKVKMAVREAKFRVSPKTSEGENIEGGSCWI; this comes from the coding sequence ATGGCAGACACGAGAAACACCGAAACCGCAGCGATCTTCGCCTTCTTTGCCGGAGCGGCCCTCGCCGCCGGCGCTGCACTCCTCCTCACCCCCAAGACCGGTCGCGAGGTCCGCGAGAAGCTGGGCGATGTTACCGACGAGGCGATGGGAAAGGTCAAAATGGCGGTCCGGGAGGCGAAATTCAGGGTTTCCCCCAAGACCAGTGAGGGAGAGAATATCGAAGGGGGGAGTTGCTGGATCTAG
- a CDS encoding Dabb family protein, with the protein MITHIVFFKLADPTAANIETTREKLESMRGKIDELRQLEVGVDVIRSERSYDLALVTRFDSMEALQAYQVHPYHAGEVIPHMKSVCSSVVAVDYAS; encoded by the coding sequence ATGATCACGCACATCGTATTCTTCAAGCTGGCCGACCCGACGGCCGCGAACATCGAGACGACGCGGGAGAAACTCGAGAGCATGCGGGGAAAGATCGACGAACTGCGGCAGCTGGAGGTGGGGGTCGACGTCATCCGCTCCGAGCGCTCCTACGATCTGGCCCTGGTGACCAGATTCGACTCCATGGAGGCGCTCCAGGCCTATCAGGTGCACCCCTACCACGCCGGCGAGGTCATCCCCCACATGAAGTCGGTCTGCTCGTCGGTCGTGGCGGTGGACTACGCCTCCTGA
- a CDS encoding putative signal transducing protein gives MVKFYDPKDAADLARVEAVLREGGVEYFLLPEPAAGIGPQQIHVAEEDLPTAEELLRRGR, from the coding sequence ATGGTCAAGTTTTACGATCCGAAGGATGCGGCGGACCTGGCGCGGGTGGAGGCAGTGCTGCGGGAGGGGGGGGTCGAGTATTTTCTCCTCCCCGAGCCGGCGGCGGGAATCGGCCCGCAGCAGATCCACGTGGCGGAAGAGGATCTCCCCACGGCGGAAGAACTGCTGCGGCGCGGACGGTGA
- a CDS encoding OmpA family protein, which produces MKRTVLALTVVALATAGCSQPMTRTQKGAAIGTGTGAAVGAGLGQAIGRNTSSTLIGAAAGALAGGVTGGLIGNYMDRQEEEMRQALANVEGANVQRNMDTLAVTFKSDILFPINSATLQAGAGDEIGRVAKVLTQYPDTSITIAGHTDSTGSELHNQQLSERRAAAVKNALAGRGVAPARMTAIGFGKGKPVADNSTEAGRQLNRRVEITITPRQ; this is translated from the coding sequence ATGAAACGGACAGTACTCGCCCTCACGGTCGTCGCCCTCGCCACGGCGGGGTGCTCACAGCCCATGACCCGAACCCAGAAGGGAGCCGCCATCGGCACCGGAACCGGAGCCGCCGTGGGTGCCGGCCTCGGCCAGGCCATCGGCCGGAACACCTCGTCCACCCTCATCGGGGCGGCGGCCGGCGCCCTGGCCGGAGGCGTGACCGGGGGGCTCATCGGCAATTACATGGACAGGCAGGAAGAGGAGATGCGGCAGGCCCTCGCCAACGTCGAAGGGGCAAACGTCCAGCGGAACATGGATACCCTGGCCGTTACCTTCAAGTCCGACATCCTCTTCCCGATCAACTCGGCAACGCTGCAGGCGGGGGCGGGGGATGAAATCGGGCGGGTGGCCAAGGTCCTCACTCAGTACCCCGACACGAGCATCACCATTGCCGGCCACACCGACAGCACCGGGAGCGAGCTCCATAACCAGCAGCTCTCCGAACGGCGCGCCGCCGCGGTCAAGAACGCCCTCGCCGGCCGCGGGGTGGCTCCAGCCCGCATGACCGCCATCGGCTTCGGCAAGGGCAAGCCGGTGGCCGACAACAGCACCGAGGCGGGGCGTCAGCTGAACCGGCGGGTGGAGATCACCATCACCCCCCGGCAGTGA
- a CDS encoding TOBE domain-containing protein, producing the protein MKLSARNVFSGTVSGITKGAVNAEVTLTLTGGTPVVAVVTNASVDSLGLAVGTEACAIIKASSVIIGTDLHDARVSARNIMCGTVAKVVEGPVSTEVDVEIGGGNTISAVITHGSARNLGIKAGGHACALFKASSVILGVS; encoded by the coding sequence ATGAAACTAAGCGCACGGAACGTATTTTCCGGTACGGTCAGCGGCATCACCAAGGGTGCGGTGAACGCCGAAGTTACCCTCACCCTCACGGGAGGGACCCCCGTCGTCGCGGTCGTGACCAACGCCAGCGTCGACAGCCTCGGTCTCGCCGTCGGCACGGAAGCCTGTGCCATTATCAAGGCGAGCTCGGTCATCATCGGCACCGATCTCCACGACGCCAGGGTGAGCGCCCGCAACATCATGTGCGGCACCGTGGCGAAGGTGGTCGAGGGGCCGGTCAGCACCGAGGTGGACGTGGAGATCGGCGGCGGCAATACCATCAGCGCGGTCATCACCCACGGGAGCGCCCGAAATCTCGGCATCAAGGCGGGGGGGCACGCCTGCGCCCTCTTCAAAGCGTCGAGCGTCATCCTCGGCGTCAGCTGA
- the modA gene encoding molybdate ABC transporter substrate-binding protein: MGTIMNVLSLVLCSLLFLTPAALAAGLNLSVAASLKEVVNSLTAEYGKKNAGVTFQTNYGASGALAKQIEQGAPADIFISANRDWVDYLQNRNLTDEASRCAFAYNSLVFAGATKLPVAGMKELAKLRKIAIGSPRSVPAGEYAMESFRAAGVERELTGKLVMAKDVREAMQYAELGEVDGAFVYRTDALLLGKQAKILFTVPERLHDRVTYPMALTATGAKRQDAREFFRFLQSAEARKVLEKYGFAVK; the protein is encoded by the coding sequence ATGGGCACGATCATGAACGTTCTCTCCCTCGTCCTCTGCAGCCTTCTGTTCCTGACGCCGGCGGCCCTGGCCGCCGGGCTGAACCTCTCGGTGGCCGCCAGCCTCAAGGAGGTGGTCAACAGCCTGACGGCCGAGTACGGGAAGAAGAATGCCGGCGTTACCTTTCAAACGAACTACGGTGCTTCCGGCGCCCTGGCCAAGCAGATCGAGCAGGGGGCCCCGGCCGACATCTTCATCTCGGCCAACCGGGACTGGGTGGACTATCTCCAGAACCGCAACCTGACGGACGAGGCGAGCCGTTGTGCCTTTGCCTACAACTCCCTCGTCTTCGCCGGGGCCACGAAGTTGCCGGTGGCCGGGATGAAAGAGCTGGCGAAGCTCCGGAAGATCGCCATCGGCAGCCCCAGAAGCGTTCCGGCCGGCGAGTACGCGATGGAGTCGTTCAGGGCGGCCGGGGTGGAGAGAGAGCTGACCGGAAAGCTCGTTATGGCCAAGGATGTGCGGGAGGCGATGCAGTACGCCGAGCTGGGGGAGGTGGACGGCGCATTTGTCTACCGGACCGATGCGCTCCTGCTGGGGAAGCAGGCGAAGATTCTCTTCACGGTCCCCGAGCGGCTCCACGATCGGGTCACCTACCCCATGGCCCTCACCGCGACGGGAGCGAAGAGGCAGGATGCCCGGGAGTTCTTCCGCTTCCTCCAGTCGGCCGAGGCGCGAAAGGTGCTTGAAAAGTACGGCTTTGCGGTGAAATAA